The following are from one region of the Salvelinus alpinus chromosome 16, SLU_Salpinus.1, whole genome shotgun sequence genome:
- the nrtn gene encoding neurturin — translation MKLWKCAAIALTLCGAALSLFLTRIMVPTPPHHIPSWYTSSSRTSSSSNSSSSLIGGRHRKARSAEGVGNILTEFMHMFQSFTEGELKQMIGTLVEKKARQEARQSKRTKRAKKASKPCSLREVEVTVSELGLGYHSDESLLFRYCSGNCKASRRNYDVILKKWTRKGISKRERSPCCRPKEYDEISFLDNNNRYKTLHNFSALACGCV, via the exons ATGAAGTTATGGAAGTGCGCCGCCATCGCCTTGACTCTCTGTGGAGCAGCACTGTCCCTCTTCCTCACTCGAATCATGGTTCCCACGCCACCGCATCACATCCCCTCCTGGTACACGTCTTCGTCGCGGACGTCCTCGTCCtccaactcctcttcctccctgatCGGCGGCCGTCATCGCAAAGCGCGGTCGGCGGAAGGCGTTGGCAACATTTTGACAGAAT TCATGCACATGTTCCAAAGCTTCACAGAGGGGGAGCTGAAGCAGATGATCGGGACTCTGGTGGAGAAGAAGGCACGGCAGGAGGCCAGGCAGAGCAAAAGGACTAAACGGGCTAAGAAAGCATCGAAGCCATGTTCCCTGCGGGAGGTGGAAGTGACTGTCAGTGAGCTGGGTCTGGGCTACCACAGTGATGAATCGCTGCTCTTCAGGTACTGCAGCGGGAACTGTAAAGCTAGCCGACGCAACTACGACGTCATACTGAAGAAATGGACGAGGAAAGGCATCTCGAAGAGGGAGAGGAGCCCGTGCTGCCGGCCCAAGGAGTACGATGAAATTTCCTTCCTGGACAACAATAACAGATACAAGACGCTCCACAACTTTTCTGCTCTGGCCTGTGGCTGTGTATAA